GGCGGGGTTACTTTTGTCGGGCAGAATTCCGGATGCGCCGTCAGCGAACCGAGGCGGACCGAATCGCGTCGGCATCCAACGACGAACCGCCAAATTCCGCGACGGTGATGCAGTTCCGCCCCCGCTTCTTGCTTTCGTAGAGCCGACGATCCGCTTCCGACACCCATTGATCCGGGATCATGTCGGGCGCGCATCGGGCGCTCGCCACGCCGATGCTGACGGTGATGAACGGGCTTATCTGCGACTGGGCGTGCGGAATATTCAGCGACTGGATTTGCAGGCGTATCTCCTGCGCCACCAGTTCCGCGCCATGCGCATCGATGTCGGGCAGGATGCAGGCAAATTCCTCGCCGCCATAACGGGCCGACATATCCGTCGCCCGCTTGACCGCGCGCGTGAGCGCCGACGCGACCATCACGATGCAGCGATCGCCCGCCGGATGGCCGTACAGGTCATTGAACTGCTTGAAGAAGTCGATGTCCAGCATGATGACCGACAGCCATTGGCCGGTCCTGCCCAGGCGCACGATCTCATCGTTCAACGCGCGCTCCATATGGCGGCGGTTGCGAAGCCCGGTCAGGGCGTCGGTCACGGCCATGTTCGCCAGTTGATCGCGCAACTGCTTGAGTTCCACATGATTGCCCACGCGCGCGCGCAGGATCGCGGGCTGGATCGGCTTGGTCACATAATCGATCGCACCCAGCGACAGGCCGCGCATCTCGTCTGCCGTGTCCCCCAGCCCCGTCGTGAAAATGACCGGGATATCCGCCAGCAGCGGATCGTCCTTCAACTGGCGGCACACTTCGAAACCGTCGATCCCGGGCATCAGCACGTCGAGCAGGATCAGGTCCGGCTGCGCCGCACGCGCCGTATCCAGCGCCTGCTGCCCGGATGTGGCGAAGCAGACTTCATAATCATCTTCCAGCACGGCATTCATGATCTCGATGTTCGAGACTTCATCATCGACGATGAGGATGGTCGCCTTTGTCATCAGGCCCTCCCGGCATGATCGGCGACGCGCCGATCCAATCCATGATCAGCCCGTTCCGCATCGATCAGCGCAAGCGCGGTGTCGTAGTCGAGCGTTTCCAGAGCCCGGAACACCCCATGCGCGCTTCTCGCTTCGCTGCACAGGCCCATCAGGTCGGCCATATGATGGAAGCTGGCGCGCGCGCCCAGACTGCGGCGGCGGACCAGTTCGCGCAGCGCTTCGCGCGCCGCTGTCACGGCGTCGCGATCGGCAACGCCTGTCGCAGCGGGCGCTGCCGCAACGGTCGGAGCGGAGAGGCTTCGTGCCGCAGCGATGGCAGGCGCGATTTCGCTTTCCAGCCGCCCGATCGCAAGCCTGGCATCATCCAGCTCCCCGCCCGCCAGCATCCTTTCGATATCGGACGCCACATTCTGGACGCCGGGCAATTCGAGCGACCCTGCCACGCCCTTGAGACTATGGGCGAGACGCCGCGCATCGGGCAGCAGGCCGATGGCGATATGCGTCCGCAGGTCATGCGCGACAGTCGCATAGCTGTCGCCGAACGCGACGATCAGCTTGTGCAGCAGAGCCTCCTTCCCATTGACGCGCAGCAACGCGGCCTTGAGGTCGAACGGCGGCAATATATCGGGCAGGCGCGCGCCCGGTAGTTTGGGTGACTGGGTCTGCGCGACTGCCGCCGTCGCCTGATCCGCCTGCAACCAGCGATCCAGCGTCCGCACCAGAAGGGCGGGGTCCACCGGCTTGGCGATATGGTCGTTCATCCCGGCCTTGAGGCAGCGCTGCTTTTCCTCCTCATAGGCATGGGCCGTCATGGCGATGATCGGCAGGCGATCCGCCGACCAGCTTTCGCGGATGATCTTCGTCGCGGTGACGCCGTCCATTTCCGGCATCTGCACGTCCATCAGCACCGCCGCATATCCAGCGATGTTCGCGCGCACCTTGTCGCAGGCGATGCTTCCGTTTTCCGCGCATTCGACCAGCAGACCCGCGTCGCCCAGCAACTCGGTCGCGATCTCGCGGTTGATTTCATTATCCTCGACCAACAGGACGGACAGCCCACGCAAATGGGGCGCCACCATCGGAACATCCGCCGTCGCCACCGCAACGGGCTGGACAGGTGTCGCGTCCAGGGGGAAAATGCCTGAAATCGTGTCGATCAGCGTGTGCGGCACGACCGGTTTCGTCAGGAAGCCGGCGATGTCGCAACTTTGGGCATCGATGACGAAATCGTCCGCGCCATAAGCCGACACGATCAACGCCTTGGGCTTATGCGTCCTGAACGTCATGGCTTCCATGGCCTTGATGGTCTGCATGCCGTCCATGCCCGGCATCTTCCAGTCCAGCAACAGCAGGTCATAGGGCGCGTCGCCCCCATCGGCCGTGTGCAGCGCGCCCAGTGCTTCCTCGCCCGACGCGACCAGATCGATATGCATGTCCCACCCGGCGAATATATCCTGCATGATCTGGCGCGACGCCGGATTGTCGTCCGCCGCCAGCACCCGCAGACGCCGGACCGATGCGGGCACATCTATCTCCATCGCCTCGGCATCGTCTTCGATCTTCATGCTGAATGCGCATGTGAAGCAGCTGCCCTCGCCCGGCGCGCTTTCCACCGCGATCGTGCCGCCCATCTGTTCCACGATCTGGCGACAGATGGCGAGGCCAAGCCCCGTGCCGCCGAAGCGCCGCGTGGTCGAACTGTCCGCCTGGGTGAAGCTGTTGAACAGCGACGCCTGTTGCTCCTGCGTCATGCCGATGCCGGTGTCGCGAACGGCCAATTGCAGCATGACCTTGTCGCCCGCCTGCTGCGCCACATCGAGGCTGATCGTGACGGCGCCGTCCTCGGAAAATTTGACCGCGTTGCTCAGCAGGTTGAGCACGACCTGATTGAACCGCATTTCATCGGCGACCAGGCGACGCGGCACGGCGCTGTCGATCGTGGATTGAATCCGCACCCGTTTCGCCTCGGCTTCGGCGGCGACCAGTTGCACCTGGTTTTCCACCGCGGTCCGCAGATCGAAGGGGTGGGCTTCCAGCAACAGCTTGCCCGCCTCATTCTTCGAAAAGTCGAGAATATCGTTGATGAGCCGCAGCAGCGATATGCCCGCCTTGTCGATCTTGGTCACATAATCCTTTTGCTTGGGATCAAGGTCGGTGCGTGCGACCAGATGGCAAAAGCCCAGGATCGCGTTCATCGGCGTGCGGATTTCATGGCTCATATTGGCAAGGAACAGGCTCTTGGCGCGGCTCGCCTCCTCCGCTTCGCGCGTGCGATCCTCCAGCGCCTCGTTCTTGGCGAGAATTTCCTCGCCCATGCGCTGGTTGCTGCCGAAACTTTCCACCAGCCGGTCGCTCAGCCAGACCAGCACCGCCGTCTGGAAGGCGACGATCGCGGCGTGCAGAATGACCCGCTCCAGATTGCCCTGTCCTGGGAACACGGCATAGGGCAACAGATAGAGCAGCAGCAGATGATGCAGCGCCGTCGCGGTCGCGGCGACCATTATCGCCCGCCGGTCGCACCACGCGATCGTCAGCGCCAGCATGGCGAAGAAATACATATGCATGTCCATCTGCCACGCATGGCCGCTCAGAAGGACCAGCAGGATCGCCGGTTCGCCCATCAGGGCGACTGCGGACAGATAGCGCGTCGCGGGCGCGATTCCGCGCCGCCACCAGATCAGATGATAGCTGCCCGCCAGCACCGCGCCGGCTAGCGCGGCCCAGAGCGGCGAATGACCGGTCAGCATGGCGGTCGCCGCCAGCAGCGGGACATGCGCCCAGAACAGAGCCAGCAGGAAGCGCCCGAAATGCTGACGCAGCTTGTCGAGTTCCACGATCATGATGGGGATTCCTGCGATAATGGTGCGGTGCAGCCGTTCCGGGCCGGGGTCGCGATCGCCAGCCAGGCGCCCGCCTTGCGCAAATCCGCCGGGAAATTCGTACGATCCGAACCGGCGATGACGATATTGGCGAAGCGCCCCGGCGCCACCAGTCCGCCATCGGCGGCGCGGATCATGGTCATCATGTCCGCAAGGGTCGATCCGGGCGATGCTACGACCAGATATTGGCCGGAATCCTTGGCGCTGGCGATCCAGCCGATGCCAAGACCCGCCAGTCCGACGATCAGCAGGAGGCAGGCAGGCGCCCAATCCCGCGCCACGCCTTGAGTGCCTAAGACAGGCCGTGCGTGCGCGAGGGGGAGTTGCCCGGACTCCCGATTCCACTGTCGAGGAAGACGAAACCGTTTCATGACCGATATTAAAGAGCGGAACGGTTTTAGATCGGGTTAATAGGTGCGACACTAATCGCACGAGAACCGCCCGATTTGCGACGTTGCGGATAATGTTCGGCCAAGAAAAACATGCTTAAGCGGCAGTTACGCCTAGAAATGCACGCCGCGATTTTTTGTCCGGAATGGATCAAGCGCGGACGGCATTTGCAGCACCGATCGACCGGAACGTCTATCAGACGTCCCGGTCGATCGCCCTCTGATCGTCAGGCGTCCTGCAACAGCTTCGCGCCGCGCTGCACCGTCATCCGATGGGTGCCGGCCAGATCGGTCGTGCGGGTGCGGATATCCTTCATGAAATGCCAGTTCCCCGCGACCTGCTGCGGCGTCAGTTCGAGCGAGACATAGCCACGCTGGCTGGTGTCGCAAAAGGCCATGCCCGGATTGACCGACCGCAGCGCGCGGGCAATGTCGGCTGGCGGGACACCCTTGGCGTAGGTTTCGAAGCCCGGAGAGGTCACGCTGTGCCCGGCGAACTCCACGCCGACCCTGTCCTTGCCGCCGCCCTGCCCCGGCCCGCGTTCGCCCAGATTATAACCCCAGGCATTATGGCTGTCGCCCGACAGGACGACAAGGTCGGCGTCGACCGCCAAGGCGGCGTCGTACAGCCGGTTCCGGGCGGCGGGATAGCCGTCCCAGCTGTCCATATTAAAGGGCAGCCCCGCCTGCGATGCGGCAACCGCACCAGCCAGCGTCTTGCGCACGATTGCCGGCGCGTTGGCGGGCACCCAGTCGGCCGCGTTGGTGGGGAAGCGACCATAGCCCATGATGACCTGCTGGGCGAGGATCTGCCAGGCCGTCCCCTCTTTCTTCGACTTGGCGAAGCCGTCGTACAGCCATTTTTCCTGGTCCGCGCCCATTAGCGTACGATCCTTCGCACTCCACGGCCCGTCGCGAAAATCGGCCAGCGCCTTGGCCAGGTCGCCGCGCCCCGCCACGGCTTCGCCGACGTTCAACTGCTTGTTGCGCGCGGTGATCCGCGTCTCCGGCAGGAAGATGGTCGCCAGCGTGCCGATCTGGAAACTGTCATACATCGCGTCCGATACCGGCATCCATTCGCGATAGACCTTCTGCGCCGCTGCCTTGCGGACGGACCATTCGCCTTCCTTGTCGGGCTGATGATTTTCCGCGCCGTCGACATAGGCGTCGTTCGCCAGTTCATGATCGTCCCATTGCGCGATCATCGGGAAGGCGGCGTGCAGCGCCTGAAAATCCGGGTCCAGCCGATAGGATGCATAGCGCAGGCGGTAATCGGCCAGCGTCACCATCTCGTTCGCCGGTTCGATGACGCGCCCCGGCACCGTCTCTTCCAGGCTGGGATAATGACCGCGATCATATTCGTAGAGATAATCGCCGCAATGGATGACGAGGTCGATATCGTCGCGCGCAGCGGCATGGCCATAGGCGTTGAACCAGCCGAACGGCATGTTGGAGCAGGAAAAGAGGCCGATGCCGAAGCGCGACACGTCGCCTTGCGGCAGGGTGCGGGTGCGCCCGGTCCGGCTGATGCGGCCATCGGGCGCGATGAAGCGATAGAAATACCATTGGCCGGGCTGAAGACCGTTGACGATGATCTTAGCGGTATGATCGGCATCGGCGCGCGCCGTCGCCTCCCCGCCCGATATGACCTTCGTAAAAGCCGCATCGCTGGCGACTTCGGCGCGCAATGCGGTGTCGCTCGACCCGACATAGCGGGTCCAAAGCAGCACCGAATCGAGGCCCGGCTCCCCGCTGGCGACGCCATGGGTAAAGCCCCGCCCGCCCAATATCTGCGCGGCGCCGGGAATGGACAGCGCGCCCAGACCCAGCATGCTGGCCTTGATGAGCAGGCGGCGATCGATCGTGAAGCTCATGATGCTCTCCTTTGCACGCAGGCTCAGAAACGGCCGGTGAGTTGTACGCCGTAGAAGCGCGGCTCGGCCGGGATGTAGGTGGGGATACCGAACGCGCCGCCGGTGTTGCCCGCGTCGAGCAGATAGTTTTTGTTCGTCGCGTTGCGCACGAACCCGGCGATCTCATATCGCGCATCGGCGAAACTGACACCGGCCCGAACATTGACCAGCGTCACACCCTTCTGGCTGATCGCATCGGTGTTCGGCACTTCGAAGAAGATCTTGCTGCGATAGGTGACGCTGGGCGTCGCGAAGACACGCATGCCGTTGCCGATCGGCGCATCGATGGTGAAGCCTGCCGCCGCCTGGAATTTGGGCTGAAGGCGGAACTGATCGCCGGCAAAGCGGCCATTCTCCGGCTTGTCGTCGATGCCTCCGTCGATATAGCCGCCATTGGCGAACAGGTTCAGCCAGGAGGTCGGCTGGACCATCACCTCCGCCTCGACGCCCAGATTGCTGGCCGTACCGGCGCTGACCGTGCGCGTCACGCCATCGCTGCCCGTCACGCTGACCTGGAAATTGTCGTAGGTCTGGTAATAGACGCCGAGCGATCCGGAGAAGATGCCGCTATTGCCCTTCAGCCCGACTTCATAGTTCCAGACATTTTCTTCCGGGATCTGATTGATCCGCGCCGTGCCGCCAGCGCCGGCGTCCAGGCTGACGGTCGGCGAGCGGCGGCCTTTGGACACAGTGGCGAAGGCGTTCACCGCAGGCGAGAAGCGATAGAGGATGTTGAAGCGCGGCAGGAAGGCGATGAAACTATCCTCGGCGCGCAGCACCCGGCCGTTGGTGTTGACCTGACCGGGGATCAGCGGCGCGCGGCTCAGCACCGAATTGGGGACGGTCGTGACATAGCCCGACCGGCGTTTCTCGATGAGCGCACGGATACCGGCGGTCAGTTCCAGCGACGGCGTCGCGATCCAGGTGCCGTCGGCGAACATCGAATAGCTGTCGTTCTTCCCCTGATTTTCATACACC
This window of the Sphingobium sp. CR2-8 genome carries:
- a CDS encoding hybrid sensor histidine kinase/response regulator — protein: MIVELDKLRQHFGRFLLALFWAHVPLLAATAMLTGHSPLWAALAGAVLAGSYHLIWWRRGIAPATRYLSAVALMGEPAILLVLLSGHAWQMDMHMYFFAMLALTIAWCDRRAIMVAATATALHHLLLLYLLPYAVFPGQGNLERVILHAAIVAFQTAVLVWLSDRLVESFGSNQRMGEEILAKNEALEDRTREAEEASRAKSLFLANMSHEIRTPMNAILGFCHLVARTDLDPKQKDYVTKIDKAGISLLRLINDILDFSKNEAGKLLLEAHPFDLRTAVENQVQLVAAEAEAKRVRIQSTIDSAVPRRLVADEMRFNQVVLNLLSNAVKFSEDGAVTISLDVAQQAGDKVMLQLAVRDTGIGMTQEQQASLFNSFTQADSSTTRRFGGTGLGLAICRQIVEQMGGTIAVESAPGEGSCFTCAFSMKIEDDAEAMEIDVPASVRRLRVLAADDNPASRQIMQDIFAGWDMHIDLVASGEEALGALHTADGGDAPYDLLLLDWKMPGMDGMQTIKAMEAMTFRTHKPKALIVSAYGADDFVIDAQSCDIAGFLTKPVVPHTLIDTISGIFPLDATPVQPVAVATADVPMVAPHLRGLSVLLVEDNEINREIATELLGDAGLLVECAENGSIACDKVRANIAGYAAVLMDVQMPEMDGVTATKIIRESWSADRLPIIAMTAHAYEEEKQRCLKAGMNDHIAKPVDPALLVRTLDRWLQADQATAAVAQTQSPKLPGARLPDILPPFDLKAALLRVNGKEALLHKLIVAFGDSYATVAHDLRTHIAIGLLPDARRLAHSLKGVAGSLELPGVQNVASDIERMLAGGELDDARLAIGRLESEIAPAIAAARSLSAPTVAAAPAATGVADRDAVTAAREALRELVRRRSLGARASFHHMADLMGLCSEARSAHGVFRALETLDYDTALALIDAERADHGLDRRVADHAGRA
- a CDS encoding diguanylate cyclase gives rise to the protein MTKATILIVDDEVSNIEIMNAVLEDDYEVCFATSGQQALDTARAAQPDLILLDVLMPGIDGFEVCRQLKDDPLLADIPVIFTTGLGDTADEMRGLSLGAIDYVTKPIQPAILRARVGNHVELKQLRDQLANMAVTDALTGLRNRRHMERALNDEIVRLGRTGQWLSVIMLDIDFFKQFNDLYGHPAGDRCIVMVASALTRAVKRATDMSARYGGEEFACILPDIDAHGAELVAQEIRLQIQSLNIPHAQSQISPFITVSIGVASARCAPDMIPDQWVSEADRRLYESKKRGRNCITVAEFGGSSLDADAIRSASVR
- a CDS encoding alkaline phosphatase D family protein: MSFTIDRRLLIKASMLGLGALSIPGAAQILGGRGFTHGVASGEPGLDSVLLWTRYVGSSDTALRAEVASDAAFTKVISGGEATARADADHTAKIIVNGLQPGQWYFYRFIAPDGRISRTGRTRTLPQGDVSRFGIGLFSCSNMPFGWFNAYGHAAARDDIDLVIHCGDYLYEYDRGHYPSLEETVPGRVIEPANEMVTLADYRLRYASYRLDPDFQALHAAFPMIAQWDDHELANDAYVDGAENHQPDKEGEWSVRKAAAQKVYREWMPVSDAMYDSFQIGTLATIFLPETRITARNKQLNVGEAVAGRGDLAKALADFRDGPWSAKDRTLMGADQEKWLYDGFAKSKKEGTAWQILAQQVIMGYGRFPTNAADWVPANAPAIVRKTLAGAVAASQAGLPFNMDSWDGYPAARNRLYDAALAVDADLVVLSGDSHNAWGYNLGERGPGQGGGKDRVGVEFAGHSVTSPGFETYAKGVPPADIARALRSVNPGMAFCDTSQRGYVSLELTPQQVAGNWHFMKDIRTRTTDLAGTHRMTVQRGAKLLQDA